The Malus domestica chromosome 06, GDT2T_hap1 genome has a segment encoding these proteins:
- the LOC103436903 gene encoding protein TORNADO 2, giving the protein MALSNNVIGAINFVAMLLSIPIIGTGIWLATEPDNSCVKLLQWPVIILGILFLVVAIAGFVGAFWRIPWLLICYLIAMLVLIILLAALVVFIYMVTIRGSGHLEPSRSYLEYHLDDYSGWLRRRVRSPFKWERIRTCLSSTNMCAELNQSYSMAQDFFNAHITPSQSGCCKPPTQCGYTFVNPTYWISPINNAADMDCLNWNNDQTQLCFNCDSCKAGLLANLKKEWRRADIILLITLIALVAVYLIGCCAFRNAKTEDLFRKYKQGYT; this is encoded by the exons ATGGCACTTAGCAACAATGTCATCGGAGCCATCAACTTCGTTGCGATGCTCCTCTCAATCCCAATCATTGGTACAGGAATTTGGCTCGCAACAGAGCCAGACAATTCTTGTGTAAAACTTTTACAATGGCCTGTCATAATTTTAGGCATCTTGTTCCTCGTTGTGGCCATCGCCGGCTTTGTGGGAGCGTTTTGGAGGATCCCATGGCTCCTTATCTGTTACCTCATTGCCATGCTGGTTCTTATAATCTTGCTTGCTGCTTTGGTGGTTTTCATCTACATGGTCACTATTAGAGGCTCCGGCCACCTTGAACCGAGCCGGTCTTACCTAGAATATCATCTTGATGATTACTCCGGTTGGCTTCGCCGTAGAGTTCGAAGCCCTTTTAAGTGGGAACGCATAAGAACTTGTCTTAGTTCTACAAATATGTGCGCTGAGTTGAATCAGAGTTACAGCATGGCTCAAGATTTTTTTAACGCTCACATTACCCCCTCACAG TCAGGATGCTGTAAGCCACCCACACAATGTGGTTACACGTTCGTGAATCCAACGTACTGGATAAGTCCCATCAACAACGCAGCCGACATGGACTGCCTGAATTGGAACAACGACCAGACCCAACTTTGCTTCAACTGCGATTCCTGCAAAGCTGGATTACTTGCTAATCTCAAGAAAGAATGGAGAAGAGCCGACATTATATTGCTCATCACTCTCATTGCTCTCGTTGCCGTTTATTTGATAGGCTGCTGTGCCTTTCGGAATGCCAAAACCGAAGACCTTTTCCGCAAATACAAGCAAGGCTATACCTAA